The Rhopalosiphum maidis isolate BTI-1 chromosome 1, ASM367621v3, whole genome shotgun sequence genome has a segment encoding these proteins:
- the LOC113554606 gene encoding ubiquitin-conjugating enzyme E2 N, whose protein sequence is MSVLPRRILKETQRLMQEPVPGISAKPDEGNARYFHVKVTGPEDSPFEGGLFKLELFLPEDYPMSAPKVRFITKIYHPNIDRLGRICLDILKDKWSPALQIRTVLLSIQALLSAPNPDDPLANDVAELWKVNEIEAIRNAKEWTRMYATEN, encoded by the exons atgtctGTGTTACCGCGGAGAATACTCAAGGAGACGCAACGTCTGATGCAGGAACCTGTGCCCGGCATAAGTGCCAAGCCGGACGAAGGCAATGCTAG GTATTTTCACGTCAAAGTCACGGGACCGGAAGACTCTCCGTTTGAAGGGGGACTATTTAAGTTGGAACTATTTTTGCCCGAAGACTATCCAATGTCAGCGCCAAAGGTCCGTTTCATCACTAAAATTTACCATCCAAATATTGACAGACTTGGAAGAATATGTTTGGACATACTTAAGGACAAATGGTCACCAGCATTGCAGATACGTACCGTTCTTTTGTCTATACAAGCGTTGTTGAGCGCACCAAATCCAGACGATCCATTAGCAAACGACGTAGCTGAACTATGGAAAGTTAATGAAATCGAAGCCATACGTAATGCTAAGGAATGGACACGCATGTATGCCACAGAAAACTAA